The Methylomonas montana genome has a window encoding:
- a CDS encoding methyl-accepting chemotaxis protein has product MRVNHPVTDREVLMKPGTILVTRTNPKGIIIYANDAFIEISGFSKDELIGANHNVVRHPDMPPAAFKDLWMCLKAGLPWTAPVKNRTKSGDYYWVEANVTPVFKNGKVHEYLSVRYAPSREQIAQAESLYEKLNADKATLRPTGFAAAIKKLSDIGLWKKAGIVYLTLLLPALYSIYSAYLAQNVVDVSWLSALVAIGTLIGYGLIRNIVQTFESSINICYRLSDEHFRNTIDLNRGDEIGDFKRALYGMQVKLNSDLAYSKQIGSEAMRIKQALDNVQSCVMVANNDLEIIYMNKTVADMFKNAETDIRKQLPAFDANKLMGANIDQFHKKPAHQRGILANLSSTFSSALVIGDRHMNIVANPVMNDDAERIGIVVEWLDRTHEVKIEQEIASIVEAVKVGELTSRIQLADKQGFFETLSKGINELTDVIENVFSEVGSTMQSMAEGDLTNRITSDSQGVYLSCKNDINTTIDKLNEIFGQVSESANFINNSSQEIASGNNNLSQRAEQQAANLQETAASMEELTSTVKNNADNAQQANLVANNAKELAEKGGNVVKAAVSAMQEINESSNKIADIIGVIDEIAFQTNLLALNASVEAARAGEQGRGFSVVATEVRNLAQRSATAARESKELIQTSVQKVRAGTEFVNETGKALTEIVAGVKKVGDIVAQIADASVEQSAGIGQVNQAVAQMDEITQQNAALAEEASAASVSMSDLSTNMVEMLSFFKTEKKASQQQIVHHAANSGVTRSEPSRAPKPQPIRQSNYQSTESDDEWQDF; this is encoded by the coding sequence ATGAGAGTCAATCACCCGGTGACCGATCGCGAAGTCTTGATGAAGCCCGGTACCATTTTGGTCACGCGCACTAATCCGAAAGGCATCATTATTTACGCGAACGATGCTTTCATCGAAATCAGCGGATTTAGTAAAGACGAACTGATAGGCGCTAATCACAATGTGGTTAGACACCCTGATATGCCGCCAGCGGCTTTCAAGGATTTATGGATGTGTTTGAAAGCCGGGTTGCCATGGACAGCACCGGTTAAAAATAGAACCAAATCCGGTGATTATTACTGGGTGGAAGCGAATGTCACGCCGGTATTTAAAAATGGCAAGGTGCATGAATATCTTTCCGTGCGTTACGCCCCGTCGCGCGAACAAATTGCGCAGGCCGAATCCTTGTATGAAAAATTAAATGCCGATAAAGCGACGCTGCGTCCGACAGGTTTTGCGGCGGCGATTAAAAAACTGTCGGATATAGGTTTGTGGAAAAAAGCCGGCATTGTCTATCTGACCTTGCTGCTACCCGCTCTATATTCGATATATTCAGCCTATTTAGCGCAAAACGTGGTTGATGTATCCTGGTTATCGGCGTTGGTTGCGATAGGCACGCTCATCGGATATGGCTTGATCAGAAATATCGTTCAAACCTTCGAGAGTTCGATCAACATTTGTTATAGGCTGTCGGACGAACATTTCAGAAATACCATCGATCTGAATCGCGGCGATGAAATTGGCGATTTCAAACGTGCCTTATATGGCATGCAAGTCAAACTAAATTCCGATTTGGCTTATTCCAAGCAGATCGGATCAGAGGCGATGCGCATCAAACAGGCTTTGGATAATGTGCAATCTTGCGTGATGGTAGCCAATAATGATCTGGAGATCATTTATATGAACAAAACCGTTGCGGATATGTTCAAAAATGCGGAAACCGACATTCGCAAACAATTGCCGGCATTCGATGCGAACAAGCTAATGGGCGCCAATATCGACCAGTTCCATAAAAAACCGGCACATCAACGCGGCATATTAGCAAACCTATCCAGCACGTTTAGTTCTGCGTTGGTGATTGGCGATAGGCATATGAATATCGTCGCGAATCCGGTGATGAACGACGACGCCGAGCGTATCGGCATCGTCGTTGAATGGCTGGATAGGACGCACGAAGTCAAAATCGAGCAGGAGATTGCCAGTATCGTCGAGGCTGTTAAGGTTGGCGAATTGACTAGTCGGATTCAGCTTGCCGATAAACAAGGCTTTTTTGAAACGCTTAGTAAAGGCATAAATGAATTAACCGATGTTATTGAAAATGTGTTCAGTGAAGTCGGTAGTACCATGCAGAGCATGGCGGAGGGCGATTTGACTAATCGCATTACCAGCGATTCTCAAGGGGTGTACCTCAGTTGCAAGAACGATATCAACACCACTATTGATAAGCTGAACGAAATTTTCGGGCAGGTCAGCGAGTCGGCGAATTTCATCAATAATTCGTCTCAGGAAATTGCTAGTGGCAACAACAACTTGTCGCAACGCGCGGAGCAGCAGGCGGCAAATCTCCAAGAGACCGCCGCGAGCATGGAAGAGCTGACAAGTACCGTTAAAAACAACGCGGATAATGCCCAACAAGCGAATTTGGTGGCCAATAACGCCAAGGAACTGGCTGAAAAGGGCGGCAATGTTGTGAAGGCTGCGGTGTCCGCCATGCAGGAGATTAACGAAAGCAGCAATAAAATTGCCGATATTATTGGCGTGATCGATGAAATTGCTTTTCAGACCAATTTGTTGGCATTGAATGCATCGGTCGAGGCCGCTAGAGCCGGCGAGCAAGGTCGGGGGTTTTCCGTGGTTGCCACCGAGGTCAGAAATCTGGCCCAACGAAGTGCCACCGCCGCTCGGGAAAGTAAGGAGTTAATCCAAACCAGTGTGCAAAAAGTCAGGGCCGGCACCGAGTTTGTCAATGAAACAGGGAAAGCGCTGACTGAAATTGTGGCCGGTGTAAAAAAAGTGGGCGATATCGTTGCTCAAATTGCCGATGCCAGTGTTGAACAGTCTGCCGGGATCGGTCAAGTCAATCAGGCCGTTGCGCAAATGGATGAAATTACCCAACAAAACGCCGCACTGGCTGAAGAAGCTTCGGCGGCCAGCGTTTCGATGAGCGATTTGTCAACCAACATGGTTGAAATGTTGTCATTCTTCAAAACGGAAAAAAAAGCCAGTCAGCAACAGATTGTTCATCACGCGGCGAACAGCGGTGTTACCCGGTCGGAGCCGAGCCGAGCGCCCAAGCCGCAGCCGATCAGACAAAGCAATTATCAATCCACTGAGTCCGATGACGAATGGCAGGATTTTTAA
- a CDS encoding chemotaxis protein CheW, protein MTADTVSNKQVEQFLTFELAGEAYGIEILKVQEIRGWEPIRKIPNTPDFVKGALNLRGSIVPIIDLRERFQMEKVDYTPVTVVIVMSINTAAGLTVMGIVADAVSDVLDINPSDIKKSPNLGSKINTQYMKGLYVGKKNMVMLLDVDKLLNPEEFGEMIGLSSAVEGK, encoded by the coding sequence ATGACAGCCGACACAGTATCCAATAAACAGGTGGAACAATTTCTAACTTTCGAGTTAGCCGGCGAAGCATATGGCATTGAAATTTTGAAAGTGCAGGAGATCAGGGGTTGGGAGCCGATCAGAAAAATTCCCAACACCCCCGATTTCGTCAAAGGTGCATTAAATTTGCGCGGCTCCATCGTGCCGATTATCGATCTGCGCGAGCGCTTTCAGATGGAAAAAGTGGATTACACCCCCGTTACGGTGGTGATAGTGATGAGCATCAATACCGCAGCGGGCCTTACGGTAATGGGGATTGTTGCCGATGCCGTATCCGATGTGCTGGATATTAATCCTTCCGACATTAAAAAGTCACCTAATTTGGGATCTAAAATCAATACTCAATATATGAAAGGCTTGTATGTCGGTAAGAAGAACATGGTGATGTTATTGGATGTCGACAAACTACTGAATCCGGAAGAATTTGGCGAAATGATCGGTTTATCTTCTGCCGTAGAGGGTAAATGA
- a CDS encoding ParA family protein, protein MSARIVAVLNQKGGVGKTTTSVNLTHALAKLGKKITVIDFDPQCHLAVSLGVVESQKSGIDEVMLDHCSLERQLIPVRKNLNLVVAGPRLQEVEQLLEGGAQCGDLLRKALHDSNIEQDFIFIDCPPSSGVLVANVLFAADEILVPMTSDYLALQGLSHLMGTIKKFESALKKQYKFSLVMSRYVPTRRISKEVLGVLQKYFPGKILATAIRETALLAECPSFGKTIFEYRPGCRSARDFTALAKDFLEGRVM, encoded by the coding sequence ATGAGCGCTAGGATTGTCGCAGTCCTTAACCAGAAAGGCGGGGTTGGCAAGACGACAACCTCGGTTAACTTGACCCATGCATTAGCTAAGCTGGGTAAAAAAATCACGGTGATAGATTTTGATCCGCAATGCCACTTAGCCGTTTCCTTGGGGGTTGTTGAGTCGCAGAAGAGTGGTATCGATGAAGTGATGCTGGATCATTGCAGCCTGGAGCGGCAATTAATTCCAGTCAGAAAAAATCTCAATTTGGTGGTTGCCGGTCCCCGCTTGCAGGAAGTCGAGCAATTGCTGGAAGGTGGCGCGCAGTGTGGCGATCTACTGCGCAAAGCTTTACACGACAGTAACATCGAGCAAGATTTTATCTTTATAGATTGCCCGCCTTCGTCGGGGGTGTTAGTCGCCAATGTCTTGTTCGCGGCCGACGAAATATTGGTGCCGATGACTAGTGATTATCTGGCTTTGCAAGGTCTGTCACATTTAATGGGCACGATAAAAAAGTTCGAAAGCGCCTTAAAAAAACAATATAAATTTTCCTTGGTAATGTCTCGCTATGTACCTACTCGGCGAATTTCAAAAGAGGTGTTAGGCGTCTTGCAAAAATATTTTCCCGGTAAAATTCTGGCGACCGCTATTCGAGAGACCGCGCTACTTGCCGAATGTCCGAGTTTTGGTAAGACTATTTTTGAATATCGTCCTGGCTGTCGATCAGCAAGAGATTTTACGGCACTTGCTAAAGACTTTTTGGAAGGGAGAGTGATGTGA
- a CDS encoding STAS domain-containing protein — MAEKDENSLIGYDPLAWMLKASDQRSEPVAESDGSEYRETQEFVGLIDTLAIIPETANFQTPPQATDGTLAENAEKAVLVLEPVLNIQNVTVLHQQLMQMLNHHDAIDIDASAVTMIDTSSLQLLLVLKQAAVSLQKSISIDFPSDRFIEAAELLGIAEMLEVDQAASGFF, encoded by the coding sequence ATGGCGGAAAAAGACGAAAATAGTTTGATCGGATACGATCCTTTGGCATGGATGCTTAAAGCATCCGACCAACGAAGCGAACCGGTAGCCGAATCGGATGGTTCCGAATATCGCGAAACTCAAGAATTCGTCGGTTTAATAGACACCTTGGCTATAATTCCAGAAACAGCGAATTTTCAAACGCCACCGCAAGCAACCGATGGCACTTTGGCAGAGAACGCTGAAAAGGCTGTGCTGGTCTTGGAACCAGTGCTTAATATTCAAAATGTCACCGTGTTACATCAGCAGTTGATGCAGATGTTGAATCATCACGACGCTATCGACATCGATGCATCGGCGGTGACGATGATAGACACCTCAAGCTTGCAGCTGCTATTGGTATTGAAACAAGCGGCAGTAAGTTTGCAGAAGTCGATATCGATTGATTTTCCGTCCGATAGATTTATCGAAGCCGCCGAATTGTTGGGTATTGCCGAAATGCTCGAAGTCGATCAAGCCGCATCCGGATTTTTCTGA
- a CDS encoding CheR family methyltransferase yields the protein MREKPREFEYTKADFDVLRTISNQYSGILVPDDKFDMFYSRLSKRVRMLGFTTFKQYCHYLQNNPDDEFTEFINAVTTNLTSFFRENHHFEFLSRTVIPELLKKKAASKQIKIWSAGCSTGEEPYSLAMTLKENIPADWAITILATDLDTNVLATAAAGIYPVDRVSGIAEQRLKRWFQKGAGSQSNKVRIKSELRELIEFKQLNLMQQWPFKGHFDFIFCRNVLIYFDRETKAILANRYCSLLEEGAYLFIGHSESLHQLDTGFSLVGNTIYRKLRK from the coding sequence ATGAGAGAAAAGCCGCGCGAATTTGAATATACAAAGGCCGATTTTGATGTTTTAAGAACAATATCCAACCAATATTCCGGTATTTTGGTGCCGGACGATAAGTTTGACATGTTTTATTCCAGGCTGTCGAAACGCGTTAGGATGTTGGGGTTTACTACCTTTAAGCAATATTGCCACTATTTGCAAAATAATCCGGACGATGAATTTACCGAATTTATCAATGCCGTTACCACGAATCTCACCTCGTTTTTTCGCGAAAATCACCACTTCGAATTTTTGAGCCGGACAGTTATTCCGGAGCTGTTGAAAAAAAAGGCCGCCAGCAAGCAAATTAAAATTTGGTCCGCCGGCTGTTCAACCGGCGAAGAGCCTTATTCCTTGGCGATGACTTTAAAGGAAAATATACCTGCTGATTGGGCAATAACCATCTTGGCGACCGATCTTGATACCAATGTGCTAGCGACCGCCGCCGCCGGCATTTATCCGGTTGATCGGGTGTCCGGCATCGCGGAGCAGCGTCTGAAACGCTGGTTTCAAAAAGGTGCTGGCAGTCAATCGAATAAAGTACGGATTAAGTCGGAGCTGCGGGAATTGATTGAGTTTAAACAATTGAATTTGATGCAGCAGTGGCCTTTTAAGGGGCATTTTGATTTTATTTTTTGTCGGAATGTACTGATCTATTTTGACAGAGAAACCAAAGCCATACTGGCCAACCGCTATTGCAGTTTGCTTGAGGAGGGGGCGTACCTATTCATAGGCCACTCCGAATCATTGCATCAGCTCGATACCGGATTTAGTCTGGTTGGGAATACTATTTATAGGAAACTGCGCAAGTGA
- the cheD gene encoding chemoreceptor glutamine deamidase CheD, with product MSQLHNVEKSLISGFENVNRYWDQENQIVAAKLMPGEYYVTNQDEMITTVLGSCVAACIRDVITGVGGMNHFMLPETTENRLNARDEAVVGNASRYGNYAMEHLINSILKNGGKRKNLEVKLFGGGKIIATLGDVGARNIKFVLDYVDTEALKLVSQDLGDIYPRKVNFFPMTGRVRMKRIKDLHNQTIFMREKQYSSSIKNAPVEGSVELF from the coding sequence GTGAGCCAGCTACATAACGTCGAAAAATCACTTATCTCCGGTTTCGAAAACGTCAACCGCTACTGGGATCAGGAAAATCAGATAGTGGCGGCAAAACTGATGCCCGGCGAATATTACGTTACCAATCAAGATGAAATGATTACTACCGTGCTCGGTTCTTGTGTGGCCGCTTGTATACGCGATGTAATAACCGGTGTGGGCGGCATGAACCATTTCATGTTACCGGAGACCACTGAAAACCGCTTGAACGCACGGGACGAAGCGGTGGTCGGCAATGCCTCGCGTTACGGTAATTACGCGATGGAACATTTGATTAACAGCATATTGAAAAACGGCGGCAAACGTAAAAACTTGGAAGTTAAATTGTTTGGGGGCGGCAAAATTATTGCGACCTTGGGCGATGTCGGTGCCAGAAATATCAAGTTTGTGTTGGACTATGTGGATACAGAAGCATTGAAACTGGTTTCGCAAGATTTGGGCGATATTTACCCGCGGAAAGTCAATTTTTTTCCAATGACGGGGCGGGTCAGAATGAAAAGAATCAAGGATCTGCACAATCAAACGATCTTTATGCGCGAGAAACAATACAGTTCGAGTATTAAGAATGCGCCGGTTGAAGGCAGCGTAGAGCTATTTTAG
- a CDS encoding protein-glutamate methylesterase/protein-glutamine glutaminase has translation MAKIKLLIVDDSALIRQMLTHIFNESGDIEVVGTASDPIIAREKIKALNPDVLTLDVEMPRMDGLTFLRNLMRLRPMPVVMISTLTEKGAEVTLEALSLGAVDFVAKPKVDVTQGLLAYADEIVEKIRMASQAKVNTLAVNQAKGMMYGSTDVTSLGVKKHFKTTHKVVALGSSTGGTEAVKQLVRNLPKSAPAIVISQHLPVAFSASFAKHVDDASEMTACVASDGQLILPGHIYIAPGDQHLRVVRDGARYACRLDNGPPVNRHKPSVEVLFRSVAENVGSNAIGVMLTGMGADGAIAMKEMRDAGAINIVQDEASSVVWGMPGEAYKLGAAHHVLSLEKIAEKILALVD, from the coding sequence ATGGCAAAAATTAAGCTACTAATCGTCGACGATTCCGCGTTAATCCGGCAAATGCTGACCCATATTTTCAATGAATCAGGCGACATTGAAGTGGTGGGGACAGCTAGCGATCCCATTATTGCTAGAGAAAAGATCAAAGCCTTGAATCCGGATGTGTTAACACTGGACGTGGAAATGCCGCGCATGGACGGGTTGACATTTTTACGCAATTTGATGCGTCTGCGGCCGATGCCGGTGGTGATGATTTCGACATTGACCGAAAAAGGCGCCGAAGTCACGCTGGAGGCACTCTCTCTGGGCGCGGTTGATTTCGTCGCCAAGCCTAAAGTCGATGTCACGCAAGGTTTGCTCGCGTATGCAGATGAGATTGTCGAGAAAATCAGGATGGCGTCTCAGGCAAAAGTGAATACATTGGCAGTTAATCAGGCGAAAGGCATGATGTACGGTTCTACTGACGTAACGAGTTTGGGAGTTAAAAAACATTTCAAAACGACTCACAAAGTGGTGGCGCTCGGTTCATCGACGGGAGGCACGGAAGCGGTAAAACAATTAGTGAGAAACCTACCCAAATCAGCGCCAGCCATTGTGATTTCTCAACATTTACCTGTTGCTTTCAGCGCGTCGTTTGCCAAACATGTGGACGATGCTTCAGAGATGACCGCGTGCGTGGCCAGCGATGGCCAATTGATTTTGCCCGGTCACATTTACATCGCGCCAGGCGATCAACATTTACGGGTGGTAAGGGATGGTGCTCGTTATGCTTGCCGCTTGGATAATGGTCCGCCCGTCAACAGGCACAAACCTTCCGTAGAAGTCTTATTTCGATCGGTTGCCGAAAATGTCGGCAGCAATGCCATCGGTGTCATGCTGACCGGGATGGGTGCAGATGGAGCGATAGCCATGAAGGAAATGCGCGATGCCGGGGCAATCAACATTGTTCAAGACGAAGCCTCCAGCGTGGTTTGGGGTATGCCTGGCGAGGCCTATAAACTGGGTGCCGCTCATCATGTGTTATCCTTGGAAAAAATAGCCGAAAAAATTCTGGCGCTGGTGGATTAA
- a CDS encoding methyl-accepting chemotaxis protein, with amino-acid sequence MMQFLRNNAVLTVFTLCVCFLPFLVPSPVIYELAAPLVIALWMFKCFRTQQIAQQDASRDEDRSEAGLANAIDSYIEHLSACIEQEANCFRAELEQLKSMLADAVNTMSDSFNSLHSLTSGQSAVVHSLVSDLEGAVDNGSNSLNFSQFTQETDNVLQFFIDHILQISKQSMEMVAVINDVGEHMAHVEKLLGDVQKIADQTNLLALNAAIEAARAGDAGRGFAVVAGEVRNLSKNSDKFSEEIKLVVKASKDNIHDAQTMIEVMASKDMNVAISSKASIDKMMEDITVINANITRNVGEVSRLTNRIETSVGNAVRGLQFEDMARQLIEYLQFNLQHFNSLQDEIGVGLGVFKTGNRSSWQDQLVQGADRLRDMQQQWRVRKSNIVSQSSMEEGDVDLF; translated from the coding sequence ATGATGCAATTCTTGAGAAACAACGCGGTACTGACGGTATTCACGCTGTGCGTATGTTTTTTGCCGTTTTTGGTACCTTCGCCTGTCATTTATGAACTCGCTGCACCGCTGGTGATTGCGCTTTGGATGTTCAAATGCTTTCGTACGCAGCAAATAGCGCAACAGGATGCGTCTCGCGATGAGGATAGGAGTGAAGCGGGTTTAGCGAACGCCATTGATAGTTATATCGAGCATTTGAGCGCTTGTATCGAGCAGGAAGCCAATTGCTTTCGCGCGGAATTGGAACAACTGAAATCCATGCTCGCGGATGCGGTCAATACCATGTCGGACAGCTTTAACAGTTTGCACAGTTTGACATCCGGACAGTCGGCCGTCGTGCATTCTCTGGTCTCCGATCTGGAGGGCGCCGTGGATAATGGCAGTAACAGCCTTAATTTCAGTCAGTTCACGCAAGAAACCGACAATGTCTTACAGTTTTTCATCGATCATATTTTGCAAATCAGCAAGCAGAGCATGGAAATGGTGGCGGTGATCAATGATGTGGGCGAGCACATGGCGCATGTCGAAAAATTGTTGGGTGATGTCCAAAAAATTGCCGACCAAACCAACCTGTTGGCGCTGAATGCGGCTATCGAAGCGGCCAGAGCCGGTGATGCGGGCCGCGGATTTGCGGTCGTTGCCGGCGAAGTGCGTAATTTATCGAAAAACTCGGATAAGTTCAGCGAAGAAATTAAGCTGGTGGTTAAAGCCTCCAAGGATAATATTCACGACGCGCAAACCATGATTGAAGTCATGGCCTCCAAGGATATGAATGTTGCAATTAGTTCTAAGGCCAGTATCGACAAGATGATGGAGGATATTACGGTCATCAACGCCAATATTACCCGCAATGTCGGTGAAGTTTCGCGATTAACTAACAGGATTGAAACCAGCGTCGGCAATGCGGTGAGAGGTTTGCAATTTGAGGATATGGCCCGACAACTAATTGAATATCTGCAATTTAATTTACAGCATTTCAATTCCTTGCAAGACGAAATAGGAGTAGGTTTAGGTGTGTTTAAAACCGGGAATAGATCAAGCTGGCAGGACCAGTTAGTCCAAGGTGCCGATCGCCTGCGGGATATGCAACAGCAATGGCGGGTCAGGAAGTCCAATATCGTTTCGCAGTCTTCCATGGAGGAAGGTGATGTGGATTTGTTTTAA
- a CDS encoding STAS domain-containing protein — translation MSIDARVESGVLSIRVRGRFDFGVHNEFREATKLLESGIKLIDVDLSGTDYMDSSALGMLLVLRDKVAGDKSAIRIKNARAEVKKILEIASFDKLFTLS, via the coding sequence ATGAGCATTGATGCAAGGGTGGAGTCTGGTGTGTTATCCATCAGGGTGAGAGGACGGTTTGATTTTGGTGTGCACAATGAGTTTCGGGAAGCCACCAAATTGCTGGAAAGCGGCATAAAACTGATAGATGTTGATCTGAGCGGCACCGACTATATGGATAGTTCCGCTTTGGGTATGTTGTTGGTTTTGCGTGACAAGGTGGCGGGCGATAAATCGGCGATAAGGATTAAAAATGCGCGCGCTGAAGTAAAAAAAATTTTGGAAATTGCCAGTTTCGATAAATTATTCACCCTATCCTAA
- a CDS encoding AI-2E family transporter, with amino-acid sequence MTQQTDFSRSDFIRNFVQRFLPNSQVVSLAIILLGGFLLIYGLLGLLMPVFVAIVLAYLLEGLVVKLEQRQLGRLIAVHLVFFAFMAALGFVLVVLVPIVSEQMVQLVQRIPEIVSSTQAEIMRFPERHPELISEARIREIMFSIQQDLLKYGQDLISGSAQSFVGLVAVIVYLFLVPLMVFFFLKDKQLLLGWFVQFLPKDTTLSLRVWQEVDRQIANYVRGKFLEVFILWVVSYLVFWLLGLNYAMLLAVLMGLSVMIPYVGATLVTFPVLAVAYVQWGVGGGDQFMYVFIAYSVIQALDGVILVPLLFSEAVNLHPIAIIVAILFFGGIWGFWGVFFAIPLATLVKAVLMAWPKWESDSVTA; translated from the coding sequence ATGACCCAACAGACAGACTTTTCTCGCTCTGATTTCATCAGAAATTTCGTTCAGCGATTTTTGCCAAATTCGCAAGTGGTTTCCCTGGCGATTATTTTGCTAGGTGGCTTTCTGTTGATTTATGGCCTGCTCGGACTCTTGATGCCCGTTTTTGTGGCGATCGTGCTGGCTTATCTATTGGAAGGTTTGGTCGTCAAGCTGGAGCAACGGCAACTGGGGCGCTTAATTGCCGTGCATCTGGTATTTTTCGCCTTCATGGCTGCATTGGGCTTTGTGTTAGTTGTGCTGGTGCCTATCGTGTCGGAACAGATGGTGCAGTTGGTGCAGCGCATACCCGAAATAGTATCCAGCACCCAAGCCGAAATCATGCGCTTCCCTGAACGCCATCCGGAATTGATTTCGGAAGCCAGGATTCGGGAAATCATGTTTTCGATTCAGCAAGATTTGCTCAAGTACGGCCAGGATTTGATTTCCGGTTCCGCACAATCGTTCGTAGGACTGGTGGCGGTGATTGTGTATTTGTTTTTGGTGCCGCTGATGGTATTTTTTTTCCTGAAGGACAAGCAGTTACTGTTGGGGTGGTTCGTGCAGTTTTTGCCGAAAGATACCACGCTGAGCTTGAGAGTCTGGCAAGAGGTCGATAGGCAAATTGCCAATTATGTGCGTGGCAAGTTTCTGGAAGTCTTCATCTTATGGGTCGTCAGTTATCTGGTGTTTTGGCTGTTGGGTCTCAATTACGCCATGCTGTTGGCTGTGCTGATGGGTTTGTCCGTGATGATACCGTACGTGGGCGCTACCTTGGTGACGTTTCCGGTATTGGCCGTCGCCTACGTGCAGTGGGGCGTTGGTGGCGGCGATCAGTTCATGTATGTTTTTATTGCCTATTCGGTGATTCAAGCCTTGGATGGGGTGATATTGGTACCCTTATTGTTTTCGGAAGCGGTGAATCTGCATCCGATTGCCATCATCGTCGCCATCTTGTTTTTCGGCGGTATCTGGGGGTTTTGGGGCGTATTTTTCGCTATCCCTTTGGCCACGCTGGTTAAAGCGGTTTTGATGGCGTGGCCAAAGTGGGAGAGCGATAGCGTAACAGCTTGA
- a CDS encoding PhoH family protein — MNIQSAGKKLFVLDTNVLMHDPTSIFRFQEHNIFIPMVVLEELDHAKKGLSDVSRNVRQVSRFLDELIRDADQKTINEGLPLSRIEHGLASEREFDGRLYFQTRQLSHLLPDDLPGQIADNSILSIVLALGKEYPDVSVILVSKDINMRIKAAALQINAEDYHNDQTIEDIDLLYNGTMALDSDFWEEHGGKMESWQENNNTYYRVNGPLVAEWYPNQYLYMEGEDNFEAIVKSREGDTSVLQLARDYRTKHNSIWGISAKNREQNFALNALLDPNIDFVTLIGSAGTGKTLLALAAGLSLTLESKLYLEIIMTRETMPVGEDIGFLPGTEEEKMAPWMGALMDNLELLGSRSGTTEWEQGASQNVMMNRVKIRSLNFMRGRTFLNRYLIIDEAQNLTPKQMKTLITRAGPGTKIICIGNLAQIDTPYLTATSSGLTYVVDRFKSWPNSAHITLRRGERSRLADFASDNL, encoded by the coding sequence ATGAATATTCAATCCGCCGGCAAAAAATTGTTCGTATTGGACACCAACGTATTGATGCACGACCCCACCTCTATCTTCCGCTTCCAAGAGCACAATATCTTCATTCCGATGGTGGTGCTGGAAGAACTCGACCATGCTAAAAAAGGCTTATCCGACGTCTCGCGCAATGTCCGCCAGGTCAGCCGTTTCCTGGACGAATTAATCCGCGACGCCGACCAAAAAACCATCAACGAAGGCTTGCCGCTTTCGCGTATCGAACACGGTTTAGCCAGCGAACGCGAGTTCGACGGCCGATTGTATTTTCAAACCCGGCAGTTGTCGCATTTACTGCCCGACGACCTGCCCGGCCAAATTGCCGATAATTCCATCCTGAGCATCGTGCTGGCCTTGGGCAAAGAATACCCTGATGTCAGTGTGATCCTGGTCTCCAAAGACATCAATATGCGCATCAAGGCCGCAGCGCTGCAAATCAATGCCGAGGATTATCACAACGATCAGACCATCGAAGACATCGACCTGCTCTACAACGGTACCATGGCGCTGGACAGCGACTTTTGGGAAGAGCACGGCGGCAAAATGGAGTCTTGGCAGGAAAATAACAATACCTACTACAGGGTCAACGGGCCATTAGTGGCGGAATGGTATCCCAACCAGTATCTATACATGGAAGGCGAAGACAATTTCGAAGCGATCGTCAAAAGCCGGGAAGGCGATACTTCGGTGCTGCAACTGGCGCGCGATTATCGGACCAAACACAATAGCATCTGGGGCATTTCCGCGAAAAACCGCGAGCAGAACTTTGCGTTGAACGCCTTGCTTGACCCTAACATCGATTTCGTCACGCTGATCGGCTCGGCAGGCACCGGCAAGACCTTGTTGGCGCTGGCGGCAGGCCTGTCGCTGACGCTGGAAAGCAAGCTCTATCTGGAAATCATCATGACCCGCGAAACCATGCCGGTCGGCGAGGACATCGGTTTTTTGCCCGGCACCGAAGAAGAAAAAATGGCGCCGTGGATGGGGGCCTTGATGGACAATCTGGAATTGCTCGGCAGCCGCTCAGGCACTACCGAATGGGAACAGGGCGCATCGCAAAACGTGATGATGAACCGGGTTAAAATCCGCTCGCTGAACTTCATGCGCGGCCGGACTTTCCTGAATCGCTATTTGATTATCGACGAGGCGCAAAATTTGACGCCGAAACAGATGAAGACCTTGATCACCCGAGCAGGCCCAGGCACCAAAATTATTTGTATCGGCAACTTGGCGCAAATCGATACGCCTTATTTGACCGCTACTAGCTCGGGCTTGACCTATGTGGTCGACCGCTTCAAGAGCTGGCCCAATAGCGCGCATATCACATTACGTCGGGGCGAACGTTCGCGTTTGGCGGACTTTGCTTCCGACAATTTGTAA